The following proteins are encoded in a genomic region of Arachis ipaensis cultivar K30076 chromosome B02, Araip1.1, whole genome shotgun sequence:
- the LOC107626886 gene encoding probable disease resistance protein At1g51480 encodes MSISFIPDFLQERVFDAVAGFLTEQVKYVWDYEKRFDDVSKVVENLKNDRDEVRDRAKEEEGRYGRAIYDNVLEWLARVDEIVVKYNKFKEDHDNNAGYALAFPFQNLDIRYRQSKIAERIKEDAENLQNEKRDRISRWQGPPSSMGYALPSVEYEELDSRKQNMEDVKKALEDSSLTMVGVHGLAGMGKTTLVIKAINTLQSGEPKLFDMVIMANVGKNPDIRKIQGQIADMLGITLQEESEYARAIRIRDNLKKGKSTLIILDDMYAKMDLDKLGISSKSGDDKKNLILKQGIKSSNPSGAAQTKEETKTAEQKSEIDSVRKYLTTQKSITEGTKL; translated from the exons ATGTCGATCAGCTTTATACCGGACTTTTTGCAAGAACGTGTGTTCGATGCAGTAGCCGGTTTCTTAACAGAGCAAGTAAAGTATGTATGGGATTACGAGAAAAGATTCGATGATGTAAGCAAAGTTGTAGAGAATCTCAAGAATGACAGAGATGAGGTGCGCGATAGAGCCAAGGAAGAGGAAGGACGATATGGGAGAGCGATATACGATAATGTTTTAGAATGGCTGGCTCGTGTGGATGAAATTGTTGTTAAATATAATAAGTTCAAAGAAGATCATGATAATAATGCAGGGTATGCACTTGCTTTTCCATTTCAAAATTTAGACATAAGGTATCGTCAAAGCAAAATAGCCGAACGTATCAAAGAAGATGCTGAAAATTTGCAAAATGAGAAGCGTGATAGAATATCTCGCTGGCAGGGCCCACCTTCTTCAATGGGTTATGCGCTTCCTTCTGTTGAATATGAAGAGCTTGATTCAAGAAAACAAAATATGGAAGATGTCAAGAAAGCCTTGGAAGACTCGAGTCTTACAATGGTTGGTGTTCACGGCCTAGCTGGTATGGGAAAGACTACTTTGGTCATAAAAGCTATTAACACACTTCAAAGTGGAGAACCAAAGTTATTTGATATGGTCATTATGGCAAATGTGGGCAAAAATCCAGACATCAGAAAAATTCAAGGCCAGATTGCTGACATGCTCGGAATAACATTGCAAGAGGAGA GTGAGTATGCGAGAGCTATTCGCATAAGAGATAATTTGAAGAAAGGAAAAAGCACCCTTATAATCTTAGATGATATGTATGCAAAAATGGATTTGGATAAGTTGGGAATTTCATCAAAGAGTGGCGATGACAAGAAGAATCTCATTCTCAAACAAGGAATAAAATCTTCTAATCCCTCTGGAGCAGCTCAAACTAAGGAAGAGACAAAGACTGCTGAACAAAAGTCAGAAATAGATAGTGTTAGAAAATATTTGACAACTCAAAAATCAATAACAGAAGGTACCAAATTATAA